The Hymenobacter sp. YIM 151500-1 genomic sequence GAGCAATCTGATTAAGGTTTGTGCCAATTCCAACCAATTGTCGCCGTAACTCAGCGGGTACACTCTCTTTCACTTCTACCCCCATGCCAACATCACGCAGATACGTTGACACCTTCTTGTAGCCAGCTGCCTTTGCTTTCTCCTGCAGTTCCTTTTTTTCGTCTGGACTTACCCGCACGTCAATACGCGAAGTGCGCGCTGCCTCGGCAGTCCTTTCATCCGGCTTTTCTGATTCCATGAGCTATCTACGATACTTTAGGAGCAATGGCTACGCAATCCTTGCTACGCAAATCTA encodes the following:
- a CDS encoding plasmid mobilization protein, with the translated sequence MESEKPDERTAEAARTSRIDVRVSPDEKKELQEKAKAAGYKKVSTYLRDVGMGVEVKESVPAELRRQLVGIGTNLNQIARLAQAGKSFSNHEAQLLEALTVIRSYLV